The DNA sequence AGCTGCCTAAGAGGCTAGGACTAAAATTGGAATCAAAATGGTTACTTTTCGGGAAAATTTCTTAGTTatgttgcttcttttttttttatcccaatTTTAAgaattttcctaattttttgatttattttaacccaaaatttttatttatttatttctgaaaatcatGGCTTGATCCATTATAACCCAATTGGACCATAAAGAGGCCGGTTTGGTATGGTTTTTGATCTAGTTTTGGATATTATAATACacctatttttttttgctaacaacgggtatccaggcttttggtctgactagtcccgcgggtccatactgaccccacaatcgcatggatcaagtcataccggggttgaatgagaaccattcaactttcattgaaagcagtgaaaaacATTAAAcaaccccgtgtgagtggcccaaggtgtgcctagtgggagtcgaacttaggacgttcgagtttacggctcgtaccaagttcgttgctcaccaactgtgctacccccttgggttaataTATCCATTTACTTGAGGTCATAGTTGTTTAATTCTTGGATTAATTCATGAATTATTTGGCTGAATCGATGTGAATTATTTGCCTGGATACAACTTTTTTTCCCCTAAGATTCAGAACAAATCACTGTTTGTAAACTTAAACGAATTATTCTTGAATTATTCGGCTGAACCTCTATTATACAaataattaatatttatttaatacaCTTTTGATAAAGGATAaactaataaaaatatatacatatattatttAACTAATGGTTACTTGGGAACAACCcattggaagaaaataaaataaagaaatattaaCTGAGGGGAGTCTCCTAGGTTGAGAAATATTGGTTAGTTACTCCATAGGTGACCACCCCTATTTATAAGGGTTGTTCTTCTTGCTATTATTTCATGTATATCTAATGTGGGACAAAAAGAACCATGGTTACTCTTATTTATAGGGATTTTTCATTCCTTCTATTATTTGATGTCTATCTGATGTGGGGCTAAACAACTATGTTGTGAAATTATGTATCCTCCATTTTAGTAATGATTACCTGCATGCAAAAGATTACTTAAACAACATTAATTTGATTATCATATTATAATACAAAtatggtttttcttttcctcttttacaTCTGTAAACAAATTCCATAAAATCCTTTCTACTAATTCAAAACGAGTTTTACAAGAAATTGTACTTAAGTTATAAGATCATCTATCTTTATTTGACCAAGCTGAGAGTTTTGCAAATCTATAAAAGTATTGACGAGTGTATAAAATTGACTATTAAAAGCTTTACTCGTATCATCTAATTATCTTTATTAAATGtgaattaataaaaaatgatcTACTAGAACAACCACACAAGCAGATGACTAAGAAttccacctaaaaaaaaaaagcagataATTAAGAATGAATGATAGGTTGGATCCAATACACATCATTTACATATAAGGCATGTGAAATATATacaataaatattaaatatgaTCATTCAATTTTTTCCTCCGAATTTCCTGTAAGTCAACAATTAATTCCAGAATTTCGAATTCCAACTTTTATTTTTGCATgctttttgatcaatttttttttttttttttttttactgaattcTTAAATTAACAAAGCATATTATTCGAAATTATTCTTCGCTCAAATAATTCCTATATCCGAATTTAATAACCACGCTTGGGGCTTACGCAATTTTGTCCATTTTGATCTTCTAAATAATGTGAAGCTGGGAGTAGTTAATTTTAAGTTTATAACCGCCCCATATACCATGCTATGGGTTGGCCATCACACAAGACTTTTGCTGCGATGGTAGTGAACCATCAATGGCTGGACCCTTAGTGGTCCAACCATCATTATTTAGTCGGTAAGGCCTCCATTATTTAATGTACCTAAATTGGCCACCACCATGAGAGATGAGATGAGACTGCGTGAGAAGACTGAGAAAAGCAAAAGAAACttagacaagaagaagaagagggattGAAGCAAAACCATAAAAAGCATTCACTAAATGTGGACCGAAAAGGACATTCCTATAGTAAAAAACTAAGACATTGTCATGTGACAACCCAAAAAGAATCAAGTCCCAAACCGCTCTTGTGGGTCGCACAGATGCTGGCTGTCTTCtacctctctcttcccttctccctcCCAAATTCCAAAgtctaaaacccaaacccaattcccccccccccctttctctctctctctctctctctctctctctctctctcttcatattcttcttctttggtcaattcaagtttctctctcttggcttcctctctctatctctgacCTTGCATGGATGGATAAGGATAGGATGAAGGTGTGGAGGAAAATCTATTAAGATATTGAATGGTGACTGGTGCCAAAGCTGATGGGTTGCTGACTCCCCCATCAACAACTTAATGCCACGTTTAATTTCCATACATGGGCGTGGGGGCCATCTAAGAAAATGACTTTATGGACATAAAAAGCTATAGGGGGCAAGGCAAGTAGTGAGCACTGTTAGTGAAAAAGgaaacggcaaaaaaaaaaaaaaaaaagaaacgaaCCGCATGGATTTTAAacagtaaatttttttgaatgatgTGGTCAAATAAACggtaaaaaaatagagaacaaaaagaaaaaagagaaaatagattgtacaaattttaaacttgtagattttaaataaacaaaactaaaaaaaagggaactatATTCGtttaaattaaggaattattacatgaatacttgcATCTATGTTCAACATAACTACGTTATAtaacactaatgcatatatatatatatatatatatctcatgtctcattataagttttatgatatataattgaatatcatccattaccaattctaaattcatacaccacacatgtccaagttttattgagcaacGTGGCTtgactatgatgttgttcattgttgtcagcCTAGTCAACACATTCTTagagtaatgtatgttcagtttgagttaAGAGTCAttactttagaaatatttttctgtAAATACATcagtttgtatctcaatttcaaGATCCATACATTGAGATTTAGTTGAAGGTGGTACAAGAGAAATATAAGTCATTTAGTTAGCTTCAAGTCGGCGAAAGAATCAGGTGGATCAGagttcgagagagagagatatggtcaattaaatagacattatgttcaacaagttaagtattaaaaaaggccaaaaaacgGGAACATGTTTAAAcaggttttaaacgtgtttaggaCAAAAATGCTTGCTGTTAGCTGTgtttttaagtatctttgagaACCATACTGAATAAGgtgttttaaatggtaaaaaacaAGAACGTGTTTAAAACTTCGTTTTAAACGCATTTTTACTAACAGTAGTCATGAGGGTCATGACTTAGTGGGTCAAtaccaaaacccaacccatttGCCAATTCCTTTTATTTGAATTAGTAACTCATTCTGAAAATGTTTTCCTTTACCACTTTTACCTACTCAATCTGAAACACAATTAAAACCCTAGCTAGCATTCAGAAGGCAATGTTTTAGAAGgatttttcaggaaaaaaaagaaaaggaaaaagggagacaatttaAAGGATTGGACCAGATAGTTGGACCGTGTAAATTGGACCATTATGATAATTTGCCTTTTCCGTGGGATATCTACGATCATATTAGAATATTCTAAGGAGATTCCAACTGGATTCCAATTTATTCTAAGGgttggatcaatttttttagTTTGACAATGCTCTAAACATTAATCAAGTCTCTAAAGAATTTAGTAAGGTCAATTGATCAAAATCAAAGGACCATTTCTTTGAACAActagaatattaaaatttttttgactTGTTCATCACTATTTCTTCTATTAGCTAGCAAAGGTCATGACTGATCAAACAAAAACTCACTAAATGTCCGAGGCCTTTTTAAAAAGAGATCCTTGatcaattaattttaaaaagagATTGGGATTGGAGTCTAGGGAATTCTTTGATCTATAAAGTGGTAAACAAAGAACATCCCTTTACAGCTTTCTTCTCACGTTAATTTAGTGAAAAAGAACTTCCACTAAATGTCcgaggccttttttttttttatagagaaattattaaattcttaaaaaaaaattaagaaaatgaaagagaatgTTATTATGCTAATATCTCATCATTTCTATGATTCATCAACTCATTAATTATTCatcattataataaaaaaaaatgtggattgACCATACGATCCTAGATCATTGagatataatttttatataCGATCGTACGAATTCGACATTGACGGTGAAGATCATGGATGAGGAATATGGGGCACCTTATTTTCGTACATCTTAGAAGTAGTGTATTTTTTAAGAGGgggaataattttaaaattaagaaaaatgcGTCGTGTTATGGTCCTTTTGGATATGGATGAATTCAAAGGACAACGCAGAGCTTATCCTTATTGCTTCTTTTCATAGTAAAATGGGTGTGAGGGACAAGGTTGTAGGAAAAGTGGATAATGCCGAATCtagaatttaagaaaaaaaaatccccaaccTATCCTCATAAATACCATTACCACACATTATTTATTGGTATAGCCACATCAAAGACTTTCATTTCTTGTACATGTGAGAATTTAGAACAAGTCTTTCAAAGTCATTCCTTAtgtcatagagagagagagagagagagagagacagagagaagattctCATCAACTACAAATTCTTTCTCTTAGATCTTCATAAACGTATGTTGGCTTGTTGGGTTGAggtattgaagaagaagaagaagaagaagaatagatcAAGAGGCTCATCTAGATTAGTTAATCATCAAATTGAAAATGGATTCTATCTGCAACCAACAAAACAACCATGGGATCATGGTTGAAGGTCAAGAAGGTGATGATCTTGATTCcatttcgtcttcttcttcagatcTTTCAAGCAACTCCATCTCTTCATCAGAAGATTTCATGGATGATGCAACAACGTCGACGACGGAATCCTCATCGTCGGCTTTATCTTCTTCGCCGGATCAACTCTCTTGTAATGGTCCTTTGTATGAGATGTCTTCTCTCATGCAACAACTCCCTTTCAAGTaagaccctctctctctcaaaaagtTACTTTGCACACAAGTGGAAAAGGGATATTTTTTCTAGTATCTCTTCATCTTgagttttctctctctagaaatCTTTATTTTGCTATTTCTGATCATTTTATTGATGGGTTTTGCAGGAGAGGACTATCAAAGTATTTCCAAGGAAAATCACAGTCATTCATATCCTTATCAACTGTGATGAGCATAGAGGATCTTGCTAAGCCAGAGAACCCATACAACAAGAAGCTCAAGTCCTGTAGGAGCTATGGAGGATTATCAGAGAGCCAGAAACCTTGGCTTCCCAGAACCAATTCTAAGATCATCTCAAAGAAGACTTCAAGGGGTTCTTGTTATACAGCTAATATGAGGGGGAGCAACAGCTTCTTGGGCAACAACCGGCCACCAGTTCGTCCACATAGAACTAATAGTTTGATCGATTGAAttaatacttaaaaaataatattagctGAATATCTgtagagttttttatttttattttttatttgaagctATGTAcaaggaggtttttttttttttttttttttttggtgtttgttttCCTTATTTAAAGAGGATGTTGCGTCATGAgagtttcatatatatatatggaggcTATTTATCTCATTTGTGTTAATATTATTATATGGAGGgttagatgatgatgaaggtGATATATGATGATATACGCAGCTTTCCATTTGCAATGAACTTTCTTTATTTACTTGCTTTTCCCTCTCTAAAACTCATTTCATGTTTATCTGGGGAaggcgagagagagagcgagagagagagagagccttttttcttttctggaatCTTGAGGGGAAGAGCAAACCCTAGCGAGGAAAGGAAGCCttaatatggaaaaagaaaaaccctagtGAGAAGATAATAAGCATTGTCAGTTGATTTGCTGAATACTGTGATTTGGTTTTTGACCAAATAAAAATAGTGGCCCACTTTTTGGAtaaggtttattttatttttgactaATCCCAATTGCGGCCCACTTAGGGTATCTTCTTATCCATAACTGCAAATCGATCTCACATTTTGCATCCTATTTTGCCCTTTCCTTTCAATTGTAGATCTCTTTTAATCTCATtatcatttttgaaaaaaaaaaaaaaaaaaaaaaaatctcaaacgtacaaatttggttttgggttggttggATTGAGCACTAGAAGTTAGGGGAAAAATCTTTTTAGCAAGTAAGTGTGTTCAATGCACATCTGACTGACGGCTGGGTATGCATATCCAGTGCTATCAGCCGCTTGATACCCATTGAGTCCGTCAAGATCATAGGTAGAAGAATGATCTAATTAACTTAATCAACATGTTAACACAGAATGATACTCCAATTTCTAATACTAAAATCAAAGGAACTTGTGAAAATCTGATCTAATaagctttgcccctcctagaccttgCAGTAGTAAGAGCCTTGGGCACTGGTTTGCTCTTTGTCTTTTTCAAGTTTGCATGATTGAGTGGCTCATGACAACTAGAACAAATTAATCTCAGGATAATAGTTGCCAGGTTCATGTTTTGATCCTGTTTGTGTGCTCTTGTCATGGTGGCGGTGTagttaataataaatatttaacTACCCATATCTTTGATTCAATCAAAATTCACCCTATTTACatctttaatttgttaagcttGAGAGATGTATTAGCTAAAAATTGACATATATGATTAATTTGGTATAAAAATTATCTTTGTAACAAGAACTTAGCTTGTATAGTTTGCGTGTgaaattattatattattcgattcaaacaatttttttgtgAATTGAGACTCAGTTCGATGAATACAATCATAATTCAGTGTTGAGAATCTATTTGTTTGATTCATGATAGAAGTTTGGGATTTAATTCACTATGAATTGAGAATTGAATCAGTATTCCAACtgaatcaaattcaaaatccatCCCAATGTATGGTGTGCATGAATTTGTTGGGGCATATTTATTGACCGCCTAATCTATAGCattatatgaattttttttttttgtttgtttttgagAAGGGGAGGTTTCGAGCAATTGAAGGGCCAGAGTCCACGAAGAAGCAATATGTTTATTTCTCTCATTATCCTACATGAGGAAATGATAGTGACAACCTTCTGCTGGATCTCAAAGTTGAAGGAGTTCCAAATTTACTAGTAAATATAAGAGGAATTGAACCATatatcttcttttgtttctctccCATCTCGTATATATTTTGGATAaacatttaaaattaaaaagaaaaatctcccTCTTATTTGTTGCATTCTGTAGGATTTCAATAGTAGGACAGAATATACTGGACATCTTTGATCTTACAAGATCCCagagatttattattattattattattattattatttgaggttaaattattattattgttgtttataTTTGTGGCTATGCAGTCAGTAGGTGCGACAACAAACTTCAAAGGACGATAGTATAAGGTGAGTGGTGACTTCTGAATCAGCATAAATGGCCCACCACCTAGCACTTGTCTTATCCTTTGTTTTCCGGTTCAAACCAAATCAGAAATTATTAAAGAAACCCACCAACCGAAATGAAAGATATCATTTTGAATTAAGTTAATTTCTTTCACCCACCATTTTTCTCCACTGATGATTTGACTTAATGATTGGAGTCTTGTGTCATCATTATATTTTCATCTCTTATTTATgatatcaaaattaaatgtaATTTAACAGTATCTATGAATATAATGAAAGAATTTTTTCTACATCATAAATGAAAGAAACTCAGAGCCAACCCTTTTCACACGGGTTCAACCTTTATGCGAACTAATGGGGAAATCATTGGAAATTAACCTAATCCTAtgtatttttgtaaatattgAAACAACAAATGTATAGTGGTAAACATTCTAAACACAAGGATATAACAAGGGTACCACATTCCATGGCTTATatgaatttatttatgtttCCTTCGGGCATGGCTCGTTTAGATTCTTTAGAGCATGCTAGAGGCTCTGTGATTAGTAGATCGACTCCCCCACCCTCAATAAGGGCGGCCTTACTAAATGCTCTGGTTTCTAACCAATGTATTTAGTAGAAAGGACGTTATGCTATGTGTGTCTTGAATTTTTGATCCATTTGATATATGCGGTATGGTATGATTTGATCGACTGTGATCCGATGGATCGATCCGACTTGaaagagtatataatgtattatcGTTTTATTGAGCAAGTATTGGAAAAATTGAGGTTTTTGTGTTAGGGTTTCTAGATGAGTTTTTTTGTCACGACTTTGATGTCTTGAGAGAGATATCTGTTGTAATCTCATTTCTACATAgtgattcatcttcttcttcgcccgaagaCTTaacacaccacatcggtgtatgaaccttgttaaatctctatATTATATGAACCtgtgtttgtttttttcttttcttcgtaCTAGTTGATATTTGTTCTCACATGTTAGATCTATATTACCCTAACCTTGTATCAATCTTATTAGGTTTCTAAAATTGACAATTTGGCAAGTCAGGTGGAGACCAAATTTTTACACAAGTAGGGTTCAGTTTGAAAAGTCAACAAAATGTGAACAGAACTGGTCAAGCTCATCGCTGAACTGGCAACACCACCCAATTTCTTGGTCAAAGTTTTGTATAGGAAACTTCCTGGGTAAGGCCCAGTGAATTGCTGACCACATGTCATCGAATGCCATTGGGCTTTACCTTCTTCCTGGTTTCAACCCTACAATATTCCTCATACCTTATCCCACTGCACAGCACAAGAACAGCACaggaagagggaaaaaatatCAGAGCTGAAGCTGGAAAGAATGAAAATTCAACTTGACCATATAAG is a window from the Macadamia integrifolia cultivar HAES 741 chromosome 5, SCU_Mint_v3, whole genome shotgun sequence genome containing:
- the LOC122079063 gene encoding uncharacterized protein LOC122079063; amino-acid sequence: MDSICNQQNNHGIMVEGQEGDDLDSISSSSSDLSSNSISSSEDFMDDATTSTTESSSSALSSSPDQLSCNGPLYEMSSLMQQLPFKRGLSKYFQGKSQSFISLSTVMSIEDLAKPENPYNKKLKSCRSYGGLSESQKPWLPRTNSKIISKKTSRGSCYTANMRGSNSFLGNNRPPVRPHRTNSLID